Proteins encoded by one window of Hafnia alvei:
- a CDS encoding carbon-phosphorus lyase complex subunit PhnI — translation MYVAVKGGEKAIAAAHRLQEQKRRGSSQLNELSVDQIDQQLTLAVDRVMTEGGIYDRQLAALAIKQASGDLVEAIFLLRAYRTTLPRLAVSDALDTQDMRLERRISAVYKDLPGGQVLGPTYDYTHRLLDFTLLANGETPEINRDEAMNESHSPHVFNMLAQQGLARAEHDNGAEPDDITRTPPVYPCSRSSRLQQLVRGDEGYLLALGYSTQRGYGRNHPFAGEIRSGYVSLSITPEELGFSVDIGELLLTECEMINGFVAQPDDAPHFTRGYGLVFGMSERKAMAMALVDRALQAPDYQEQINGPAQDEEFVLAHADSVEAAGFVSHLKLPHYVDFQAELELLHRLQQEFNDRQENAHD, via the coding sequence ATGTACGTAGCCGTTAAAGGGGGCGAAAAAGCCATCGCCGCCGCCCACCGTTTGCAAGAACAGAAGCGCCGCGGATCGTCTCAGCTCAATGAACTCAGCGTTGATCAAATCGATCAGCAACTTACGTTAGCCGTCGATCGCGTGATGACCGAAGGCGGGATCTACGATAGACAACTTGCCGCGCTGGCGATCAAACAGGCCAGCGGCGATCTGGTCGAAGCCATCTTTTTACTGCGTGCCTATCGCACTACCCTACCGCGTCTGGCGGTCAGCGATGCCTTGGACACGCAGGATATGCGTTTAGAGCGCCGCATTTCGGCAGTGTATAAAGATCTGCCCGGTGGGCAAGTACTCGGCCCCACCTATGACTACACCCATCGGCTGTTAGATTTCACGCTGTTAGCCAACGGCGAAACGCCGGAAATCAACCGCGATGAAGCGATGAACGAATCGCATAGCCCGCACGTCTTCAACATGTTGGCACAGCAAGGGCTGGCACGCGCGGAACACGACAACGGCGCTGAACCCGATGACATCACCCGCACACCGCCGGTTTATCCCTGCTCTCGCTCTTCGCGTTTACAGCAGTTGGTGCGTGGCGACGAGGGCTATCTGCTGGCGCTGGGCTACTCCACTCAACGCGGCTATGGGCGTAACCATCCGTTTGCGGGAGAAATTCGCAGCGGCTATGTCAGCCTAAGCATTACGCCTGAAGAGCTGGGCTTTTCCGTCGATATTGGCGAGCTGTTGCTGACCGAATGCGAAATGATCAACGGCTTTGTTGCCCAACCCGATGATGCCCCGCATTTCACGCGCGGCTACGGCTTGGTGTTTGGCATGAGCGAGCGCAAAGCGATGGCGATGGCGCTGGTCGATCGCGCCCTTCAGGCACCCGATTACCAAGAGCAGATCAACGGCCCCGCTCAAGACGAAGAGTTCGTGCTGGCGCACGCCGATAGCGTAGAAGCCGCCGGGTTTGTCTCCCACCTTAAATTACCGCACTACGTTGATTTTCAAGCCGAGCTGGAATTACTCCACCGCTTACAACAGGAATTCAATGACCGTCAGGAGAATGCACATGACTAA
- the phnH gene encoding phosphonate C-P lyase system protein PhnH produces MTLMTAFTLPVHDAQNHFRRLLKAMSEPGVIVNLNNTPEGWLPLNSATTSVLLTLSDQDTPVWFPPELSSETAQQNLRFHTGAPLAIEPSLAAFTVVNEQVTAEQLADFAQGEDVSPETSATVIVQVKSLSGGHMLRLTGPGILEERMIAPQISDVVLNALTERSHSFPLGCDFVFTCGERLLAIPRTTLVEVFDVRSR; encoded by the coding sequence ATGACGTTAATGACCGCTTTTACATTGCCCGTGCATGATGCACAAAACCATTTTCGCCGCCTGCTGAAAGCCATGAGCGAACCCGGCGTGATCGTGAATTTAAATAACACGCCAGAAGGCTGGCTGCCGCTCAACAGCGCCACTACCAGCGTGCTGTTAACCCTGAGTGATCAAGATACGCCAGTATGGTTCCCTCCCGAGCTAAGCTCGGAAACCGCGCAGCAAAATCTGCGCTTTCATACCGGCGCTCCGCTGGCCATTGAACCTTCACTGGCTGCCTTTACGGTCGTGAATGAACAGGTTACCGCTGAACAACTGGCTGATTTCGCGCAAGGTGAAGATGTCTCACCGGAAACCAGCGCCACGGTGATTGTGCAGGTAAAAAGCCTCAGCGGTGGCCACATGTTGCGCCTCACCGGCCCCGGCATTTTAGAAGAGCGCATGATTGCGCCCCAGATTTCAGACGTCGTGCTCAACGCCTTAACCGAACGTTCGCACAGCTTCCCGCTGGGCTGCGATTTCGTCTTTACCTGCGGCGAACGTCTGCTTGCCATTCCGCGCACCACGCTCGTGGAGGTGTTCGATGTACGTAGCCGTTAA
- the phnG gene encoding phosphonate C-P lyase system protein PhnG, with protein MDATPSHSHYSIAERQRWMATLAHSQPDDLNPLWDALHLNALEWKNIRPAETGLTQIQARTGGSGQRFFLGDATLTRAVIQLSSGTYGYSYQLGRDKSHAERCALIDALLQEREHNITLLENLINPLAALQQERHQQRAQEIAASRVDFFTLVRGDN; from the coding sequence ATGGACGCCACACCGTCTCACTCTCATTATTCAATCGCTGAGCGCCAACGCTGGATGGCAACACTGGCGCACAGCCAGCCCGACGATCTTAATCCGCTGTGGGATGCCCTGCATCTGAACGCTTTGGAGTGGAAAAATATTCGCCCCGCAGAAACCGGCCTCACCCAAATACAGGCGCGTACCGGCGGGAGCGGCCAGCGATTCTTCCTTGGCGATGCCACGCTCACCCGCGCAGTCATTCAGCTCAGCAGCGGCACCTATGGCTACAGCTATCAGCTTGGCCGCGACAAATCTCACGCCGAGCGCTGCGCGTTAATCGACGCCCTGCTGCAAGAGCGCGAGCACAACATAACTTTGCTGGAAAACCTGATTAACCCACTCGCCGCACTGCAACAAGAACGACACCAGCAGCGCGCCCAAGAAATTGCAGCTAGCCGAGTAGACTTCTTCACTCTGGTTCGCGGAGATAACTAA
- the phnF gene encoding phosphonate metabolism transcriptional regulator PhnF has translation MHLSRHPTSFPTRYQEIAALLEQDLRQHYQCGDYLPAEHQLAERYEVNRHTLRRAIDELVVRGWVQRRQGVGVLVLIRPFDYPLHSQARFSQNLLEQGSHPTSERLISVLRPTVSHIADALGMEEGQQVIHLRTLRRVNGVPVCVIDHFLPDLSWWSTLQNFTSGSLHGYIQQHLGRELSRTQTRISARRAQAKESRLLEIATHAPLMCVRTLNHCEGQSQPAEYSVSLTRADMIELTMEH, from the coding sequence ATGCACTTATCTAGACATCCGACCAGCTTCCCCACCCGCTATCAAGAGATTGCGGCGTTATTGGAACAAGACCTACGCCAGCATTACCAGTGCGGAGACTATCTTCCCGCAGAGCATCAGCTCGCTGAACGTTATGAGGTAAATCGCCACACTCTGCGCCGCGCCATTGATGAATTAGTCGTTCGAGGCTGGGTGCAACGTCGTCAAGGCGTAGGCGTTTTAGTGTTGATCCGCCCGTTTGATTATCCGCTGCACTCACAGGCTCGCTTTAGTCAAAACCTATTGGAACAGGGTAGCCATCCCACCAGCGAGCGGTTGATCTCGGTGCTCCGCCCTACGGTTAGCCATATTGCCGATGCGTTAGGGATGGAAGAAGGCCAACAGGTTATTCATTTGCGCACCCTGCGCCGTGTAAACGGCGTGCCGGTATGCGTTATTGACCATTTCCTACCGGATCTCAGTTGGTGGAGCACGTTGCAAAACTTCACCAGCGGTTCGCTGCACGGTTATATCCAACAGCATCTTGGACGTGAACTTAGCCGCACTCAAACCCGCATTAGCGCACGCCGCGCACAGGCCAAAGAGAGCCGACTGTTAGAAATCGCCACCCACGCACCGCTGATGTGTGTTCGTACCTTAAATCACTGTGAAGGCCAGTCACAGCCTGCGGAGTATTCCGTTAGCCTGACGCGTGCCGACATGATCGAACTGACCATGGAGCACTAA
- the phnE gene encoding phosphonate ABC transporter, permease protein PhnE, with the protein MQTTQSTAALVPEQKRSWFSLFTGAILLAVLAWSWHGAEMAPLTLFRDAGNMATFAADFFPPDFSQWQQYLGEMLVTLQIAVWGTALSIVLSIPLGLMSAENLVPWWIYQPTRRLMDACRAINEMVFAMLFVVAVGLGPFAGVLALFIHTTGVLAKLFSEAVEAIEPGPIEGVKATGANKLEEIIYGVLPQVMPLWISYSLYRFESNVRSATVVGMVGAGGIGVTLWEAIRGFQFQQTCALMVFIIVTVSLLDFMSQRLRKHFI; encoded by the coding sequence ATGCAAACCACTCAATCCACCGCAGCCCTAGTGCCCGAGCAAAAGCGTAGCTGGTTTAGCCTTTTCACCGGTGCCATTCTACTTGCGGTTCTCGCTTGGTCTTGGCATGGCGCGGAAATGGCTCCGCTCACGCTGTTTCGTGATGCTGGCAATATGGCGACCTTTGCCGCTGATTTCTTCCCGCCCGATTTTAGCCAATGGCAGCAATATCTTGGCGAAATGCTGGTAACGCTCCAAATCGCCGTTTGGGGAACCGCGCTTTCCATAGTGCTATCTATTCCACTAGGGCTGATGAGCGCCGAAAACCTCGTGCCGTGGTGGATCTACCAACCGACCCGCCGACTGATGGACGCCTGCCGCGCCATTAACGAAATGGTATTCGCCATGCTGTTTGTGGTGGCCGTTGGTCTTGGCCCATTTGCTGGCGTGCTGGCGCTATTTATTCATACCACCGGCGTTTTGGCGAAGCTGTTTTCAGAAGCGGTCGAGGCCATCGAGCCGGGCCCCATTGAGGGCGTCAAAGCCACCGGTGCCAACAAGTTGGAAGAGATCATCTACGGCGTTCTTCCTCAGGTTATGCCGCTGTGGATCTCTTATTCACTCTACCGTTTTGAATCCAACGTTCGCTCCGCCACCGTGGTGGGCATGGTGGGTGCCGGTGGTATCGGCGTCACCCTGTGGGAAGCCATCCGCGGATTTCAGTTCCAGCAAACCTGCGCGCTGATGGTGTTCATCATCGTCACGGTCAGCCTGCTGGATTTCATGTCTCAGCGTCTACGCAAGCACTTCATCTGA
- the phnD gene encoding phosphonate ABC transporter substrate-binding protein — MTYKTVAALAFTSMFSVCTLLGTAHAEEQAPALNFGIISTESQQNLKPQWDPFLKDMEKKLGMKVNAFFAPDYAGIIQGMRFNKVDIAWYGNLSAMEAVDRANGQVFAQTVAADGSPGYWSVLIVNKDSPINNVQEMLAKKKDLTFGNGDPNSTSGYLVPGYYVFAKNNTAASDFKRTVNANHETNALAVANKQVDVATNNTENLDRLKITAPEKFKDLKVIWKSPLIPGDPIVWRKNLPEDAKQKIYGFFMNYGKTPEEQQVLKGLSWAPFRPSSDLQLVPIRQLSLFKQTQTIKANEGLSPTDKATKTAALQAQMDDLDRLSSALNAMNSLKTATQ, encoded by the coding sequence ATGACTTACAAAACGGTAGCCGCGCTGGCTTTCACCAGCATGTTCAGCGTCTGTACCCTGCTTGGCACTGCACACGCTGAAGAACAGGCTCCGGCGCTCAACTTCGGCATTATTTCGACGGAATCCCAACAAAACCTAAAACCGCAGTGGGACCCGTTCCTCAAGGATATGGAGAAAAAGCTGGGTATGAAGGTCAATGCCTTCTTCGCCCCAGACTATGCAGGCATCATCCAAGGCATGCGCTTTAATAAAGTCGATATCGCGTGGTATGGCAACCTCTCGGCGATGGAAGCCGTGGATCGCGCCAACGGACAAGTCTTTGCGCAAACCGTGGCTGCAGATGGTTCACCTGGTTACTGGAGCGTGCTGATCGTGAATAAAGACAGCCCGATCAACAACGTTCAAGAAATGCTGGCTAAGAAGAAGGATCTTACCTTCGGCAACGGCGATCCTAACTCTACCTCCGGTTATTTAGTCCCCGGCTATTACGTTTTCGCTAAGAACAATACTGCCGCTAGCGACTTTAAACGCACCGTGAACGCTAACCATGAAACCAACGCGCTCGCCGTAGCGAACAAACAGGTTGACGTAGCGACCAACAATACCGAAAACCTCGATCGTCTGAAGATCACGGCTCCGGAGAAATTCAAAGATCTGAAAGTGATCTGGAAATCACCGTTGATCCCCGGCGACCCGATCGTATGGCGTAAAAACTTGCCAGAAGATGCCAAACAAAAGATCTACGGCTTCTTTATGAATTACGGCAAAACGCCGGAAGAACAACAGGTTCTAAAAGGCTTGAGCTGGGCACCGTTCCGCCCATCCAGCGATCTTCAACTGGTTCCCATCCGCCAGCTCTCACTGTTTAAGCAAACTCAGACGATCAAAGCCAACGAAGGTTTAAGCCCAACCGACAAAGCCACAAAAACCGCGGCGCTACAGGCTCAAATGGACGATCTCGATCGTCTGAGTTCGGCGCTAAACGCCATGAACAGTTTGAAAACAGCCACTCAGTAA
- the phnC gene encoding phosphonate ABC transporter ATP-binding protein has translation MSIIRVTNLSKTFAGQQALHSVGMEVQQGQMVALLGPSGSGKSTLLRHLSGLITGDRHDDSHIELLGRTIQKQGRLAADIRRSRSDIGYIFQQFNLVNRLTVLENVLIGALGATPFWRTCCGWFTQEQKQQAMQALTRVSMASFAHQRVSTLSGGQQQRVAIARALMQKAKVILADEPIASLDPESARIVMETLLDINQKDGITVVVTLHQVDYALRYCQRVIALRQGHVFYDGESAHLAREQIEHLYRGVNRVNVSTTETEAVAA, from the coding sequence ATGTCGATTATTCGAGTTACCAACCTCAGTAAAACATTCGCCGGTCAGCAGGCGCTGCACAGCGTTGGCATGGAAGTTCAACAAGGACAGATGGTGGCCTTGCTCGGCCCTTCTGGCTCAGGAAAATCCACGCTGCTTCGCCATCTAAGCGGACTTATCACCGGCGACCGCCATGATGACTCCCATATCGAATTATTAGGCCGCACCATTCAAAAGCAGGGACGTCTCGCGGCAGATATTCGCCGTAGCCGCAGCGATATTGGCTATATCTTTCAGCAATTCAATTTAGTGAATCGCCTGACGGTTCTCGAAAATGTGCTGATTGGTGCGCTAGGCGCAACGCCATTTTGGCGCACCTGTTGCGGTTGGTTCACTCAAGAACAAAAACAGCAGGCCATGCAGGCTCTCACTCGCGTGAGCATGGCCTCCTTCGCCCACCAGCGTGTATCCACGCTTTCCGGTGGCCAGCAGCAGCGTGTTGCCATTGCGCGTGCGCTGATGCAAAAAGCCAAAGTTATTCTCGCCGATGAACCCATTGCGTCACTGGATCCTGAGTCCGCCCGCATCGTGATGGAAACCCTGCTCGATATTAATCAAAAAGACGGCATCACCGTGGTGGTCACTCTGCATCAGGTGGATTACGCCCTGCGCTATTGCCAACGCGTCATAGCGCTGCGTCAGGGACATGTTTTCTACGATGGTGAGAGCGCGCATTTAGCACGCGAGCAAATTGAACATCTCTATCGCGGCGTAAACCGCGTCAACGTATCAACCACTGAAACCGAAGCCGTTGCGGCTTAA
- the nrdG gene encoding anaerobic ribonucleoside-triphosphate reductase-activating protein — translation MNFHQYYPVDVVNGPGTRCTLFVAGCVHECPGCYNKSTWRLNSGMPFTQEMEDQIIGDLNDTRIPRQGLSLSGGDPLHPQNVPFILKLVQRVHAECEGKDIWVWTGYKLDELSDAQREVVDLINVLIDGKFVQDLKDPMLIWRGSANQVIHKLR, via the coding sequence ATGAATTTCCATCAATATTACCCCGTAGACGTCGTCAACGGGCCGGGTACGCGCTGCACGTTATTCGTTGCCGGTTGTGTGCATGAATGCCCCGGTTGCTATAACAAAAGCACATGGCGCCTGAATTCCGGCATGCCGTTTACGCAAGAAATGGAAGATCAGATCATTGGCGATCTGAATGACACGCGCATCCCACGTCAGGGTTTATCTCTTTCCGGTGGCGATCCACTGCATCCGCAAAATGTGCCGTTTATTCTAAAGCTCGTACAACGCGTGCATGCGGAATGTGAAGGCAAGGATATCTGGGTTTGGACAGGCTATAAGCTTGACGAACTGAGCGATGCACAGCGTGAAGTGGTGGATTTAATCAACGTACTCATCGACGGAAAATTTGTGCAAGATCTCAAGGATCCGATGCTCATCTGGCGCGGCAGTGCGAATCAGGTTATTCACAAGCTGCGCTGA
- the nrdD gene encoding anaerobic ribonucleoside-triphosphate reductase, whose amino-acid sequence MKPIVIKRDGCQVPFDEQRIKEAVVRAARAAGVDDTDYCATVARVVAMQMADLERVDIHVIQNAVENQLMAGNYKQLARAYIEYRHDRDVSREQRGRLNQEIRGLVEQSNAALLNENANKDSKVIPTQRDLLAGIVAKHYATQHILPRDVVLAHERGEIHYHDLDYSPFFPMFNCMLIDLKGMLTNGFKMGNAEIERPKSISTATAVTAQIIAQVASHIYGGTTINRIDEVLAPFVTASFEKHRKTAEEWNIPDAEGYAKTRTEKECYDAFQSLEYEVNTLHTANGQTPFVTFGFGLGTSWESRLIQQSILKNRIAGLGKNRKTAVFPKLVFAIRDGLNHKFGDANYDIKQLALECASKRMYPDILNYDQVVKVTGSFKTPMGCRSFLGVYEENGEMIHEGRNNLGVISLNLPRIALEAKGDEAAFWKLLDERLELSKKALMTRIARLEGIKARVAPILYMEGACGVRLKADDNIADIFKNGRASISLGYIGIHETMNALFGNQTHVFDDETLRAKAVAIVARLQQATDSWKEETGYGFSLYSTPSENLCDRFCRLDTAEFGVVPGVTDKGYYTNSFHLDVEKKVNPYDKLDFEAPYPPLASGGFICYGEYPNLQHNLKALEDVWDYSYSRVPYYGTNTPIDECYECGFTGEFECTSKGFTCPKCGNHDSAKVSVIRRVCGYLGSPDARPFNAGKQEEVKRRVKHLNNGQIG is encoded by the coding sequence GTGAAACCAATAGTGATTAAACGGGACGGTTGTCAGGTACCATTTGACGAACAGCGAATCAAGGAAGCTGTGGTGCGTGCTGCCCGAGCGGCAGGCGTTGATGATACTGATTATTGTGCAACCGTCGCCCGCGTAGTCGCTATGCAGATGGCCGATCTCGAGCGTGTTGATATCCATGTGATTCAAAACGCAGTAGAAAACCAGCTGATGGCAGGCAACTATAAGCAGCTTGCGCGTGCATACATTGAGTATCGTCACGACCGTGACGTATCTCGTGAACAACGTGGCCGTCTTAATCAGGAAATCCGTGGCCTGGTTGAGCAAAGCAATGCCGCTTTGCTGAACGAAAACGCTAACAAAGACAGTAAAGTCATCCCAACCCAGCGCGATCTGTTGGCGGGTATCGTGGCAAAACACTACGCGACGCAGCACATTCTGCCGCGCGACGTGGTGCTTGCGCATGAGCGCGGTGAAATTCACTACCACGATCTGGATTACTCTCCGTTCTTCCCAATGTTTAACTGCATGCTGATTGACCTTAAAGGCATGCTGACTAACGGCTTCAAGATGGGTAACGCAGAAATTGAGCGTCCTAAATCTATCTCAACCGCAACCGCCGTGACCGCGCAGATTATCGCTCAGGTCGCCAGCCATATTTATGGCGGCACCACGATAAATCGTATTGACGAAGTTCTGGCACCGTTTGTGACTGCAAGCTTCGAAAAACACCGTAAGACCGCTGAAGAATGGAATATTCCAGACGCAGAAGGCTATGCAAAAACGCGCACCGAAAAAGAGTGCTACGACGCCTTCCAATCTTTGGAATACGAAGTCAACACGCTGCATACCGCTAACGGTCAAACCCCGTTTGTCACCTTCGGCTTTGGCTTGGGAACCAGCTGGGAGTCTCGTCTTATCCAGCAATCTATCCTGAAAAACCGTATCGCAGGCTTAGGTAAAAACCGTAAAACTGCCGTATTCCCTAAACTGGTCTTCGCCATTCGCGATGGCCTGAACCACAAGTTTGGCGACGCTAACTACGATATCAAACAGTTGGCGCTAGAGTGTGCCAGCAAGCGTATGTACCCAGATATTCTTAACTATGATCAAGTGGTTAAGGTTACCGGCTCGTTCAAAACACCAATGGGCTGCCGTAGCTTCTTAGGTGTGTATGAAGAAAATGGTGAGATGATCCACGAAGGGCGTAACAACCTCGGCGTCATTAGCCTAAACCTGCCGCGTATCGCTTTAGAAGCTAAAGGTGACGAAGCTGCATTTTGGAAATTACTGGACGAACGTTTAGAGCTTTCTAAGAAAGCATTGATGACGCGTATTGCTCGTCTGGAAGGTATCAAAGCACGCGTTGCACCTATCCTCTATATGGAAGGTGCATGTGGTGTTCGCCTGAAAGCCGACGACAATATTGCTGATATTTTCAAAAATGGCCGTGCGTCAATTTCACTGGGCTATATCGGTATTCATGAAACGATGAATGCGCTGTTTGGCAACCAAACTCACGTCTTCGACGATGAAACCCTGCGCGCGAAAGCCGTAGCGATTGTTGCACGTTTACAGCAGGCAACCGACAGCTGGAAAGAAGAAACCGGCTACGGCTTCAGCTTATACAGCACGCCAAGCGAAAACCTGTGTGACCGCTTCTGCCGCTTAGATACCGCTGAATTTGGCGTTGTACCGGGCGTGACCGATAAAGGTTATTACACCAACAGCTTCCACTTGGACGTTGAGAAAAAAGTTAACCCATACGACAAGCTGGATTTCGAAGCGCCATACCCGCCATTGGCGAGCGGCGGCTTCATTTGCTACGGCGAATATCCAAACTTACAGCACAACCTGAAAGCGCTGGAAGACGTCTGGGATTATAGCTATAGCCGTGTCCCTTACTACGGCACAAATACGCCAATTGATGAGTGCTACGAGTGCGGTTTCACCGGGGAGTTTGAGTGTACCAGCAAAGGCTTTACCTGCCCGAAATGTGGTAATCACGATTCGGCTAAGGTCTCCGTGATCCGCCGCGTCTGTGGCTATCTGGGTAGCCCTGATGCTCGTCCGTTTAACGCCGGTAAGCAAGAAGAAGTTAAACGCCGCGTTAAGCATTTGAACAACGGGCAGATTGGTTAA
- a CDS encoding pirin family protein, producing MITQRKAQNCGHADYGWLKSRYTFSFGHYFDPKLMGYASLRVLNQDVLAPGASLQPRTFPRVDVLNIILDGDVEYRDSEGSYTQAHTGDVVLLATQGNISYSEHNLNSDKPLTRMQLWLNVCPERENDEIQRLTLVEEPYRLLASPEGDNGSLQLRQQVWIHHLDLKPGEQHTLHLHGSRAYVQSIHGSYKTQDSAELLACGDGAFINDEESLTLTAVTPLRALVIDLPV from the coding sequence ATGATTACACAACGAAAAGCCCAAAACTGCGGACACGCTGACTATGGTTGGCTCAAGTCCCGCTATACATTCTCCTTCGGCCACTATTTTGACCCTAAGCTGATGGGATATGCGTCACTGCGCGTTCTCAATCAGGACGTACTGGCACCCGGAGCGTCATTACAGCCACGCACCTTCCCGCGCGTCGACGTATTGAACATTATTCTTGATGGTGACGTGGAGTATCGCGACAGCGAAGGCAGCTATACACAAGCCCATACTGGCGATGTGGTGTTACTCGCCACGCAGGGAAACATCAGCTACAGCGAACATAATCTCAATAGTGATAAACCGCTTACCCGCATGCAGCTATGGCTAAACGTCTGCCCAGAAAGGGAAAACGACGAGATCCAGCGCCTCACGCTGGTGGAAGAGCCTTATCGCTTGCTCGCTTCGCCCGAAGGCGACAACGGCAGCCTACAACTGCGCCAGCAGGTGTGGATCCATCATTTGGATCTTAAACCGGGTGAGCAGCACACGTTACATTTACACGGATCGCGCGCCTACGTGCAGTCGATCCACGGAAGCTACAAAACCCAGGATAGCGCCGAGCTGTTGGCCTGCGGCGACGGTGCCTTTATCAATGATGAAGAAAGCCTAACCCTCACCGCCGTCACACCGCTGCGCGCGCTGGTGATTGATTTGCCGGTGTGA
- a CDS encoding LysR family transcriptional regulator, whose translation MSKDRALTLEALRVMDAIDRRGSFAAAADELGRVPSALSYTMQKLEEELDVVLFDRSGHRTKFTNVGRMLLERGRILLEAADKLTTDAEALSRGWETHITVVCEALVPATQLFPLVDKLSKKANTQLSLMTEVLAGAWERLEQGRADIVIAPDMHFRSSSEINVRKLYKVMSVYVAAPDHPIHLEPEPLSDAVRVKYRGIAVADTARERPVLTVQLLDKQQRLTVSTIADKRQALIDGLGVATMPYPLVEQDIAEGRLRVVSAEYSHETDIIMAWRRDSMGEAKSWLLREIPKLFMNR comes from the coding sequence ATGAGTAAAGATCGCGCGCTGACATTGGAAGCATTGCGGGTCATGGACGCCATCGATCGTCGTGGAAGTTTTGCAGCGGCGGCAGACGAATTAGGCCGAGTGCCTTCAGCTTTAAGCTACACCATGCAAAAGCTGGAAGAAGAGCTGGATGTGGTGTTGTTTGACCGTTCTGGTCATCGTACGAAATTTACCAATGTGGGACGTATGTTGCTCGAACGTGGGCGCATTCTTCTTGAAGCGGCCGACAAGCTGACGACAGACGCGGAAGCGCTGTCGCGCGGTTGGGAAACGCACATTACGGTGGTATGCGAAGCCTTGGTACCTGCCACGCAGCTTTTCCCGCTGGTGGATAAGCTTTCGAAAAAAGCCAATACGCAATTGTCTCTCATGACCGAAGTTTTAGCGGGGGCATGGGAACGTCTTGAGCAAGGGCGTGCGGATATAGTGATTGCACCCGATATGCATTTTCGCTCTTCGTCCGAGATCAACGTGCGTAAGCTCTATAAGGTGATGAGCGTTTATGTTGCCGCTCCTGATCATCCCATTCATTTAGAACCTGAGCCTTTATCCGACGCCGTTCGGGTGAAATATCGTGGCATCGCCGTGGCGGATACCGCACGTGAGCGGCCCGTGTTGACGGTTCAACTGCTTGATAAGCAACAGCGTTTGACCGTGAGCACCATTGCGGATAAACGTCAGGCGCTTATCGATGGGTTGGGCGTTGCGACTATGCCTTATCCGCTGGTCGAACAGGATATTGCCGAAGGTCGCCTGCGGGTGGTGAGCGCCGAATACAGTCATGAAACCGATATTATTATGGCGTGGCGTCGCGACAGCATGGGCGAGGCAAAATCTTGGCTTCTGCGCGAGATCCCTAAGCTGTTTATGAACCGCTGA